One Arcobacter sp. FWKO B genomic window, TTGTAAGTGGAGCTACAAGATTAAGCATATCATTATCTCTTAAATGTAAATGCATATCAAGTGGGTTTTTAATAGTAAATGTTTTAGACATTTTCATCCTTTGTTTGAATTGGTAGTTCTATAATAAAGTTTGCACCTTTAAATTCTTTATTGTCTCTTTTTATAATATCATTTGTTACATATATAGTACCATTAAAACTATTTTTTATAATCTGATTTGACATATAAAGCCCAAGTCCAGTCCCTTGGGTTTGGTGTTTTGTTGTAAAATATGGGTCGAAGATTTTTGGTATTATATCTTCATTTATCCCACCTCCACTATCTTTTATTGATATTTGGATGTTTGATTCATTGCTTGAAAGTGTAATCTCAACAAATCTAGAACTCTCATCTATTTTGTTCGATAAAATAGCCTCTTTTGCATTATTCAAAATATTTAAAAGAACTTGTGATAATTCTCCAGGATAGCCATAATATGGGATTTGTTTTAGGTTAAGTTGAATTTCAATCAAATGGTTTTGGTAACTTGCTTTGATTATATTATAAGTTTCATTTATTACATCAGATATAATGAACTCATTTTTTTGTTTGTCTTTTTTGAAGAAATTTCTAAAATCATCTATTGTTTTTGACAAAAAGTTTGCACTTCGTAAAATATCTGCTGATGTTTGCTCTATATCATCTGCTTCAAGTAGACCAAATTCTTGTTTGACCTTTAATCCACTAATAGAAGATGTAATAGCACTAAGAGGTTGTCTCCATTGATGGGCAATATTACCTATCATTTCACCAAGAGCTGCTAGTCTTGATTGTTGTTGTAGGAGGAGATCTTTTTTTCTCCCTTCTTCAATTTCTATTTTAAGTGCCTCTGCAATTTCTATTTCGTGAGTTATATCATCAAGTGTAACTATAAATATATCCTTCTCATGATACACAAAAGGTTTAACTCTTATTTTAAAATGGTGCAATATGTTATCGTATTCGATAACTGCTTTAAATTGTGTATCTTGATTTTGGAAGATATACTCAAGCCAATTTTTATTATCTATATATTTTCTGTAAAGGTATTCTTTTTCACCTATATCAATAAAATAATCACATATACATTTTCTTGCTTTTAGAAATCCATCTATAGATTCTTTTTTTATAATAATATCAAATGTTGCTTTATTAGCGTCAATTAAAGCTTCACCATCACTTAAAATTACAAGATTTGATTGTGCATCTAAAATATTTCTATTTAAAGTTTTTTCATCAGAGATTAGTAATAACTGTTCATTTAACTGTGTATTTAATTTATTTTGTAATTCCAAATTGGATGTAATAATTTTTGATTTTTCGTAATTTCTTAGTAAAAAAATGAAAATTGTAAATGATAAAATTAAAACGATAATAAACATCACAAGCAATAATTTAAATGATTTAATATCAGTTTTTTCTATGGTATCAATATCTTTGAATAATATATAATATCCTAAAAGTTCATTGTCAATACCTTTTATGTGAAGTGTTTTTACAAGATAGTTATCTAAAATCTCATATTCTTGTAGATTTATGATTCGTTCAAGATTGTTTTCTAGTAAAAGGCGTGTATATTTTGGGTTTATTTCAAAAAGCGCTACATAATAATCATTTATAAAAGTGTTAGTAATAGAGTGCGTAAGTTGGCTTTTGAATTTTTTATCAACCAATACAACACTTTGGATATCATCAAGTTCTAATCTTTTTGCAATGGAATTAAAATGGGTAATAATCTCAACAATTCCTATAAAATGTTCACCATCAAATATTGGAACCATACTTTTAAATGTCATTGTAAAAATTCCAACACTTATAGTGTTATTTAGCTGTTTTGTTTTTATCACTTCCCTTACATCTGCTCTTATATTGTAAACATTATCACCTTTTTTGTCTATCCAACTTCTGTATAGACTTGTACCAGTAGTATCAAGAATTTGGATCCAAACATTTTTGTAGTCTGTCATCTTCTTTAAATCAGTTGCAATTTTATCCAATGATATGGTATCAAAAGTATGTTTTTTTAAGGAGTTGACTAGTTCAGAGTTTTGTGATAGTGTAAGAGCAATAGCTAATGTGCTACTTTGTTTGTCAGAAATTAGGTTTTGCACCCTTTGAGCTAAAGAGTCTGAAACTATTGTATATTTTTCATGTTCAATAATCTCAAATCTCTTTTTTATGTCAGAATAACCATATGTTAAAATAATAATTAATACAATTAAAGTTGTTGCATATATGGTTTTTTTGTTCATACTTAGAAACTTATACTGCTAGTTATACAGCTTCCTCATCTTCTTCACCAGTCCTGATTCTGATACTTTTTTGAACATCATAAATAAAGATTTTACCATCACCAATTTTCCCAGTTTTAGCAGCTTCAAGGATTGCATTTGTTGCACTTTCAACAATATCGTCATTTACTACAATCTCAAGCTTTATTTTTGGTAAGAAATCAACTACATATTCAGCCCCACGATATAGTTCACTATGACCTTGTTGTCTTCCATATCCTTTAACATCACTTACAGTCATACCATTTATACCAACACTAGTAAGTGCTTCTTTTACATCATCTAGTTTGAATGGTTTTATTATTGCTTCTATTTTTTTCATATTTTCTCCTATTATTCGTAATTCCTGAACCGTCAGTCGTGAATACAAAAATACAACTCACGAATTTCGATGCACTACTTACGCAATCATTTAGTACGCTCTTTTAAACTCTGGATAACTCTCCAAACCACATTCACTTACATCAAGCCCTTGTGTTTGAACATCATCACTAGCTCTTAGAGGCATTATTTTATTTATGACATATAATACTATATATGAGCTTACAAAAGCAAATAATCCAACTACAACTATCCCTTTTATTTGCCCAAGAAGTGTAATATCATCACCATTACTTGCAAAAAGTCCAACTGCTAGTGTTCCCCATATACCATTTACCAAGTGTACAGACAATGCACCAACAGGATCATCCAGTCTTAGTTTATCAAAAAATGGTACAGCAAATACTACCAATGCTCCACCAATTCCACCTATTAAGATAGGCTGATAAATATTATATAAATCTGGTCCAGCCGTAATAGCCACAAGTCCACCTAAAGCACCATTTAATATCATAGTAATATCAAATTTTTTGTATTTTAAATACATACAAACGGCAACTACAATTGCTCCTGCAAGTCCAGCTGTATTTGTATTTAATATTGTAAGAGCTACTGCATCAGCACCCTCTTTTGAAGCCATGCTTCCAACACTTCCACCATTAAACCCAAACCAGCCAATCCATAGCAAAAACGCCCCAAGAGTAACAAGTGGGATATTTGAAGCTGGAATTACTCTAATACCTTGGTCTGTGTATCTTCCTTTTCTAGCCCCTATTATAAGTATAGCGGCAAGCAACGCCCATCCACCAGTAGAGTGAATAACAGTAGAACCAGCTAAATCATACATACTAAGTTCTAAAAAGGTACTTTCTAGCATATTTGCACCCCAAGTCCAGTTTACCACTAGGGGATATAAAACTGTTGCCATAATAACTGTAAATATTGTAATAGGGATAACTTTTGTTCTCTCACTAATCCCTCCACTCATAATATTTATAACTTTACCAACAAAAGCTATTTGAAAAAGCAATATAGCATACTTACTTACACCATCACTTACACTATCACCAAAACCACCAAAACCACTAAAAAAAGCTATATTGTATCCAACAAGCAAAAAACACATAGATGCAACTGCATAAATCATTGTGTTTGTCATTAAGACTGTAGATACATTTTTTGTTCTTACAATTCCAGCTTCAAGCATAGCAAAACCTGGAACCATAAATATAATTAGAGTCAAAGCAAATAACACATAAAGTGTATCTACAATGTAGAGCATTTCATTTTCCATTTTGTCTCCTTTTTCTTTCAACCATATAATTAAAATTATACTCCATTTTATAAGTTTTAAATATATTTTAGTGTACAATAATTATACAGTTTTTTGTACAAGGAATAATATATGCAAAGTGGCGATTTTTTAGCTTATGCCCCTATAACTAAAGAGATAATAAATTCAGCAAACTTACTTAAGAGTCTAAAAATCAATGTTCTTATTCGTGGTGATATAGGGACTGGTAAAAAAACATTGGCGAAAACTATTTCACAAAGCAGTTTGATAATAGATGCAAAAGAGTTACAAAGTGAGATATCAGATAATGCATTTTCTACAGATTTTGATACAGTAATAATAGATCATATAGAAAATATTACAAATATTGATATGATTTTAAATTGGATGGCAAATTGTGGACTTAGAATTATAGCTACTACAAAACAAAATGAATTAAGTCCAAAATTGGAAGATTTTTTTGCAATAAAAATATTTATACCCCCTTTGGATGAGAGAAAAGAAGATATAAAGCCTTTAGCAAATAAGTTTGCACAAGAAGCAGCACATGTACTTGGAGATGGGAAAACAAAACCTCAAAAACTTATCATAAATACGGTGCAAAATGGCTATTCCCTAAGACAGTCTGTATTTTTTAGTTACCTTTTTGAGTCTATTAATGAGGGTGAAATAATGATGCTTTTGGAAAAGCTTATTTATGAAAGATTAGAAGGGGAAAATAATTATAGGGACTTTTTATATCTTTTTGAAACACCTTTATTAAGAGCTGCACAAAAAAAATATAAAAGTCAACTTCAGATGGCAAAACATCTTGGTCTAAATAGAGTAACATTAAGAAAAAAACTAGAACTTAATGATGTTTAATTATTAATATATCTATTTTTTTGTGGTGTTTTGATTTTTGATATATCGACTAATATAAAACCATCTACACAGTTGGAAAAGTTTGTATCGGTGTTAAAGCCTAAAAATTTTACACCATCATCTTCACATAAATCACTATATTGTTTATATAGGGTAGGTACAACAAAGCCTACATCATTTAGTGCAGATTTTAGTATCTTAAAATCAAGTTTTTTATCATTGTATCCAAATAAATAATTTACTTCATTTAAGTTATTTGAATATTGATATGGGTTTTTTGGTGTTACAAGATTATTTGAATCTTTAAAATAGTTGCTGTAGTAGTTTATAATTAAATCTTTTGCAATAGAAGGATAAGTACTACTTAGGCTTACTGCACCAAACATATATTTGATATTTCTATGATTTTTGAGATATGCACCAATACCATACCATAAATAATCAAGTGCTCTAGTTCCCCAGTATTTTGGCTGTACAAAGCTTCTTCCAAGTTCTATGGAGTCTTGCAAATAGTTTGCAAACCCAGAATTATAATTAAATAAAGATGATGTATAAAAGCCATCTTCTCCATATAGTGACATTATATGATTACTATTTCCTATACGATATGAACCAACTATTTCAAGCTCTTTTTCATCCCACAATATTATGTGACTATAATATTTATCATATTTGTCAGTATCTCGCTTTTTATTTACCCCTTCACCTACTTTTCTAAATGATAGTTCTCTTAATCTTCCTATTTCTTTAAGTATAGTAGAGTCATCTTTATATGAGTAAAGATATATTTTTTTACCATCACTAGTAGAACCTAAGACTTGAGAAGATTGAAGTTCTTCTAGTATTGCTTGCCTACTTTGAGGGTGGGCTATTGCTTTTTGGGTTGTTAAAATAGGTTTTAATTTATTTATTGAATATAGATGTTTTTTAAATAAAACAATAAGCTCTTTTTTCTTTATATGTTGAGGAATATTTTCATAAGGGATTATTTCACCTATAGTAATAGTGGCTTTTTTGTTTTGTTTATTAAACATCTCATTGGACAAAAGTAAGGTGGATATTCTTTTGTTTATAGCTGAGACGGTATAAAAAAACCAAGAGTTTTTTGCTTTTATATGAATTGGAAGAATAGGTGATTTTGAGTTAATTGCAAATGTAAGAAAACCTTTATACCATTTTGTATCTTTGATCCCATCTAATCTTGCTCTGCTTACCTCTCCACTAGGAAATATGATTACGGCTTTGCCTTGTTTGAGCTCATCTACTATTGCTTTTATATCTTGTTTGATTTGTATTTGATTGAAGTTATTTACTTTTAAAAGTAGTGGATCAAGTTGCGTAAATTGGGTTAAAAAATCATTTGCTACAATTTTTACATCTTTTCTTATACTCCCTATAATTTTAAGAAGCAATAATCCATCAAGTGCTCCAAGGGGGTGATTTGCTATTATTACAACACTCCCAGATGTAGGGATATTTTGTATTTGATTTTGTGATAGGATAATATCAAAATTAAAGTAATCCAAAATAGCCTCTACAAATTCAAATCCCATTAAGTGAGAGTTTTCTTCTAAAAAGGCATTTATTTTATCTTCGTGAATTATTTTTTGTAAAAACTTTATAATACTTTGGTTGCCTAATGTTGGGTATTTATTTTGTATTTCTCTTTGAATACTTATCATATGATTGTCCCTTTTAAATTTTTTAAATCTTAATATGATATGGTTACAACAAGATTACTTATGTTACAATTGTGTAATGAAAAAGATAATCTTAACAACCTTAAATGCAAGGTTTTCCCATACTTCTTTGGCTCTTAGGTATTTGTATGCAAATTTGAATGAGCTTCAAGATGATGCAGAAATACTTGAATTTGTAATAAACTCATCACCACAAACAATAGCAGAAGAGATACTTTCACATAGCCCAAAAATAGTTGGCATAGGTGTATATATTTGGAATGCAAGTGATGTGAGTGAAATTGTAAAAGTAATTAAAAAAGTTTCGCCAAAAACTATTGTTGTCCTTGGTGGTCCAGAGGTTAGTTACACCCCATTTAGGGTAGATTTTGATATGGCTGATTATATCATTGCTGGCGAAGGTGAAGTTGGGTTTTATAATTTATGTAAAGAGATTTTGGATAGTAACCATTCTCAAGAGAAATATATAAAATCAGCAGGAGTTGATTTTCATGCTATTAAGTTGCCTTATGATTATTACACGGACTTTGATATACAAAATAGGCATATTTATGTAGAAAGCTCCCGTGGGTGTCCATTTGAATGTGAGTTTTGTTTGTCTTCTATTGATTTGAAGATGAGGTATTTGCCTCTTGAAGTGATACTTTGTGAGCTTGAGAATCTTTGGGGTAGGGGTGCTAGGAATTTTAAGTTTATAGATAGGACTTTTAATGTCAAGATAAGTTATGCCAAAGCTATTTTAGAGTTTTTCCTGAGTAAGGATGAAGAGTATTTTATCCATTTTGAGGTGATTCCTGATAATTTCCCTGATGAGCTAAAATTGATGTTGAAGCGTTTTCCTCCTCATTGTTTGCAACTTGAAGTGGGTATTCAGACACTTAATCTTGAAATAGCAAAAAATATAAAACGAAATCTAAAACTAGAAAAAATCAAAGAAAATTTGAGGTTTTTGGAAAATGAAACAAAAGCTCATCTTCATGTGGATTTGATAATTGGGCTTCCAGGGGAGAGTATAGAATCTTTTGCATCAAATCTTGATGAGTTGTATTCTCTTACAAAATGTGAGATACAACTAGGAATCCTAAAAAAGCTTTCAGGCACTACCATAAACAGACACGATATAGAATATGGTATGGTTTATAGTGATACACCACCTTATGACATCCTCAAAAATGACTTGATAGATTTTGCATTGATGCAAGATATGAAAAGATTTGCACGATTTTGGGATATAGTATATAATAGTGGCAATTTCCAAAAAACCACAAAACTACTTTTCAAAGATGGCAAGGTGTTTGAGAATTTTTATGATTTTAGTAAGTGGCTTTATGGTAGAAGTGAATCCACTTATAAAATATCTCTGGATAGAATAGCCGAATATTTGTATGAGTATTTATCAAAAACTTATGATAAGGATATGTTAGCAACAACACTTTTGGATGATATTATGAGTATTGGAGGAAGAAAAATTCCCCCATTTTTAAAGCATTTGATACCTACAAGTTATGATGTTGCACAAAAAGAGGTCTCAAAAGCTAATAAAAGGCAACAAATAAGGGATAACTAGCTCCCTTTATTTCTTAGTTTTAGTTATTATTTTGGCTGTGATATTTTTATAATAACCTCTTATTGTCTCATCTTTTAGTACAACTGGAGGTTTGCCACTATCACAATTTTCTCTTATTTCCATACTAAGTGGGATTTCTCCTAGGAAATCTATCCCATATTTGACGCTAAGTTCAGCACCTCTACCACTTCCAAAAATATCATATTTTTGTTTTGTATCTGGAGCTATAAAATAACTCATATTTTCTACCAAACCAAAAATCTTTACTCCTACATCTTTGAACATCATGATAGAACGACTTACATCATCAATAGATGCCATTTGAGGAGTAGTTACTATAACTGCACCACTTAGTTTGAGCTCTTGAGCCATGGTAAGCTGTACATCACCAGTTCCAGGAGGCATATCAATAACAAGGTAGTCTAATAAACCCCAATCAACATCTTCTAGAAATTGAATTAGTGCAGATACCGCTACAGAACTCCTCCAAACAAGTGGAGTATCTATACTTGGAGTAGTTAGCCCAACGCTCATTACTTTTACCCCAAAATTTATACTTGGTATTATTTTATCTTGATCATTCCATTTTAGTGACTCACCATCAACTCCAAGCATTCTAGGGATATTTGGTCCATAAACATCAGCATCTAATATACCTACTTTATATCCATCTTGAGCAAGAGAAACTGCAATATTTGCAGCAACTGTTGATTTCCCAACCCCACCTTTACCACTGCTTACTGCTATTATATTTTTTGCATATGGGGCACGATTATTTGGATTTTGAGTAGAGCCATAATTCATGGATTTTTTTGGAGCTTCTATTTTATTTATTATATTAATATTCTCAAATTGTTTTTGTAAATTAGTATTTGTTTTTATATTTTGGCTTAATATCTCAAAAGCTTCCATATTAACAATTTTTAAAGCTATATCAAGTTTATTATTGTTAAAAGAAATATTATCAATTAGTGATAAATCAACAATATTTTTTTCAAGATTTGGATATTTTATATTTTTTAGAACTTCTATTATTTGATTTTCACTCATATATGTTTCCTCTTTTATTTTGTGCTAAAAGTCTTATCATAGTATTTGCTCTATTGACCCAATTAGAGGATACCTCTGCAATACTAGGATATAAATTTGTTAGTTTTTTATATTCACTTATTCTTTGTTGTAGTAGGGAAATAAGCAAATCATACAGGATTTGTTCTTTTTTTTGTTCTGTAGCTAGTGTCATAAGATTTTTTAAAATAAGCTCCCTACTTTTTGCAGGAAATTCGATATCAAGTTTTTGTGCAATATCTAATAAATCCTTATTTGTAATATATACACCACTAAAAAAAAGGGTAAGTAGCTGTGTAATCATATGTTGTTGATTCATGCACACTCCTTTTGTAATCTTTTTGTTGATGCAATAGAAACATCCTTTTGTGTATCAAGTGATAGTTTTTCTAAAATCTCTTTAGATGTTGAAGGATTCTCTGCAACTCGTAATCTTACCATTTTATCACTGTCATCAGCCAAAAGATTGAGATATTTTTGTGGTGTATTTGGATTTCCACTTAATCCATCTCTAACAATTTTTTCATCACTAAAAAATTTTGGTAATATATTTGTCGGAGTATTTGGATTGGTAGCTACAAGGGCTCTTACTAGGTTTATTTTATCATTTGATAGAAATTCAAGTATATCAATAGGTGTATGTGGATTTTTTGCTACAGCCCATCTTGCTTCCATAGAATTTGATTTGGCTAATAGACATAAAAGTTCTGTCATAGTTTCACTTTTGCCAAGTTCTTTATCATATACCGATGTTCTCATACTAAGATTCATAGCAACTTTTGATTCTATAATGCTATCACCTATAAAATGGTTATAAATTTCTTTTACTTTTAATATATCAAGTGTTTTATCAGATAATTCATCTAATGCTTTTTCAAAGTCCATAATAATCCTTTATAATTTTTTGCTAATCTTACCAAAAGTTTATTAAAAAGAGTTTAAAAATAATTATAATATAAACTTATGAATGATGAGCATTATAAATATATGAAATATCAATTATTAGTTTTTGTAATAAGTCTTCAAAAGCACTTAATTACCGCTTATAATTAATATAAGTCAGATTATTTAGATTAGTTTTTCTTATGAAAAAGATAATATAAAAAGAGTAAGTTTTTATTAGAATTTTAGTATTAAATACATATAATACACACGATTTCTTTTCTTTATAAAATCTTTAAAGTAGGAAAAGTAAAATTTCAAGGAGGTAGTTATGAGTAAACTGTTTAAAGTTGCAGTTGCTTTAGTAGTAGGTTTTTCATCTATTATGTTTGCAGACGATACTTATAGTAATAAGTGGTACACAGATAGAATGAAACAATATCTTATTAGTGGCGAAGAGGCTATAAAACTAATAGGTAAAAAAAATGTTGTTTTTGTAAGTGGAGACAGTTACGATACATATGAATTAGTTGGGCACATCAATGGAAGTGCTTTAATGTATGCACATGGATTACACCAAACAGATATTGCTGGTAATATGGGTTGTCCTCCACTTTTAATGTGTATAGATGATGCTGAGAAGAAAATAGCAAGTAAGGGTATTAGTAATGATACACTAGTAATTGCTTATGACGACTTCAAAGGTCCAAACGCTACTGGAGTATGGCTATTTTTCAAACATTATGGTCATGAAAATGTAAAAATATTAAATGGCGGTATGGCTGCTATTATGGCACTTGATAAAAATCAAATTCAATACAATAAATATAGAGATGAAGTAAGAAACTTTAGTAGAGCAGTAAGAGATGCTCAAAAAGATGGAGATACAAAAAAAGCTGATTCTTTAAATAAAAAG contains:
- a CDS encoding ATP-binding protein — its product is MNKKTIYATTLIVLIIILTYGYSDIKKRFEIIEHEKYTIVSDSLAQRVQNLISDKQSSTLAIALTLSQNSELVNSLKKHTFDTISLDKIATDLKKMTDYKNVWIQILDTTGTSLYRSWIDKKGDNVYNIRADVREVIKTKQLNNTISVGIFTMTFKSMVPIFDGEHFIGIVEIITHFNSIAKRLELDDIQSVVLVDKKFKSQLTHSITNTFINDYYVALFEINPKYTRLLLENNLERIINLQEYEILDNYLVKTLHIKGIDNELLGYYILFKDIDTIEKTDIKSFKLLLVMFIIVLILSFTIFIFLLRNYEKSKIITSNLELQNKLNTQLNEQLLLISDEKTLNRNILDAQSNLVILSDGEALIDANKATFDIIIKKESIDGFLKARKCICDYFIDIGEKEYLYRKYIDNKNWLEYIFQNQDTQFKAVIEYDNILHHFKIRVKPFVYHEKDIFIVTLDDITHEIEIAEALKIEIEEGRKKDLLLQQQSRLAALGEMIGNIAHQWRQPLSAITSSISGLKVKQEFGLLEADDIEQTSADILRSANFLSKTIDDFRNFFKKDKQKNEFIISDVINETYNIIKASYQNHLIEIQLNLKQIPYYGYPGELSQVLLNILNNAKEAILSNKIDESSRFVEITLSSNESNIQISIKDSGGGINEDIIPKIFDPYFTTKHQTQGTGLGLYMSNQIIKNSFNGTIYVTNDIIKRDNKEFKGANFIIELPIQTKDENV
- a CDS encoding Mrp/NBP35 family ATP-binding protein, whose translation is MSENQIIEVLKNIKYPNLEKNIVDLSLIDNISFNNNKLDIALKIVNMEAFEILSQNIKTNTNLQKQFENINIINKIEAPKKSMNYGSTQNPNNRAPYAKNIIAVSSGKGGVGKSTVAANIAVSLAQDGYKVGILDADVYGPNIPRMLGVDGESLKWNDQDKIIPSINFGVKVMSVGLTTPSIDTPLVWRSSVAVSALIQFLEDVDWGLLDYLVIDMPPGTGDVQLTMAQELKLSGAVIVTTPQMASIDDVSRSIMMFKDVGVKIFGLVENMSYFIAPDTKQKYDIFGSGRGAELSVKYGIDFLGEIPLSMEIRENCDSGKPPVVLKDETIRGYYKNITAKIITKTKK
- a CDS encoding B12-binding domain-containing radical SAM protein, which codes for MKKIILTTLNARFSHTSLALRYLYANLNELQDDAEILEFVINSSPQTIAEEILSHSPKIVGIGVYIWNASDVSEIVKVIKKVSPKTIVVLGGPEVSYTPFRVDFDMADYIIAGEGEVGFYNLCKEILDSNHSQEKYIKSAGVDFHAIKLPYDYYTDFDIQNRHIYVESSRGCPFECEFCLSSIDLKMRYLPLEVILCELENLWGRGARNFKFIDRTFNVKISYAKAILEFFLSKDEEYFIHFEVIPDNFPDELKLMLKRFPPHCLQLEVGIQTLNLEIAKNIKRNLKLEKIKENLRFLENETKAHLHVDLIIGLPGESIESFASNLDELYSLTKCEIQLGILKKLSGTTINRHDIEYGMVYSDTPPYDILKNDLIDFALMQDMKRFARFWDIVYNSGNFQKTTKLLFKDGKVFENFYDFSKWLYGRSESTYKISLDRIAEYLYEYLSKTYDKDMLATTLLDDIMSIGGRKIPPFLKHLIPTSYDVAQKEVSKANKRQQIRDN
- a CDS encoding sigma 54-interacting transcriptional regulator; this translates as MQSGDFLAYAPITKEIINSANLLKSLKINVLIRGDIGTGKKTLAKTISQSSLIIDAKELQSEISDNAFSTDFDTVIIDHIENITNIDMILNWMANCGLRIIATTKQNELSPKLEDFFAIKIFIPPLDERKEDIKPLANKFAQEAAHVLGDGKTKPQKLIINTVQNGYSLRQSVFFSYLFESINEGEIMMLLEKLIYERLEGENNYRDFLYLFETPLLRAAQKKYKSQLQMAKHLGLNRVTLRKKLELNDV
- a CDS encoding ammonium transporter, with translation MENEMLYIVDTLYVLFALTLIIFMVPGFAMLEAGIVRTKNVSTVLMTNTMIYAVASMCFLLVGYNIAFFSGFGGFGDSVSDGVSKYAILLFQIAFVGKVINIMSGGISERTKVIPITIFTVIMATVLYPLVVNWTWGANMLESTFLELSMYDLAGSTVIHSTGGWALLAAILIIGARKGRYTDQGIRVIPASNIPLVTLGAFLLWIGWFGFNGGSVGSMASKEGADAVALTILNTNTAGLAGAIVVAVCMYLKYKKFDITMILNGALGGLVAITAGPDLYNIYQPILIGGIGGALVVFAVPFFDKLRLDDPVGALSVHLVNGIWGTLAVGLFASNGDDITLLGQIKGIVVVGLFAFVSSYIVLYVINKIMPLRASDDVQTQGLDVSECGLESYPEFKRAY
- a CDS encoding P-II family nitrogen regulator, whose protein sequence is MKKIEAIIKPFKLDDVKEALTSVGINGMTVSDVKGYGRQQGHSELYRGAEYVVDFLPKIKLEIVVNDDIVESATNAILEAAKTGKIGDGKIFIYDVQKSIRIRTGEEDEEAV
- a CDS encoding lysophospholipid acyltransferase family protein yields the protein MISIQREIQNKYPTLGNQSIIKFLQKIIHEDKINAFLEENSHLMGFEFVEAILDYFNFDIILSQNQIQNIPTSGSVVIIANHPLGALDGLLLLKIIGSIRKDVKIVANDFLTQFTQLDPLLLKVNNFNQIQIKQDIKAIVDELKQGKAVIIFPSGEVSRARLDGIKDTKWYKGFLTFAINSKSPILPIHIKAKNSWFFYTVSAINKRISTLLLSNEMFNKQNKKATITIGEIIPYENIPQHIKKKELIVLFKKHLYSINKLKPILTTQKAIAHPQSRQAILEELQSSQVLGSTSDGKKIYLYSYKDDSTILKEIGRLRELSFRKVGEGVNKKRDTDKYDKYYSHIILWDEKELEIVGSYRIGNSNHIMSLYGEDGFYTSSLFNYNSGFANYLQDSIELGRSFVQPKYWGTRALDYLWYGIGAYLKNHRNIKYMFGAVSLSSTYPSIAKDLIINYYSNYFKDSNNLVTPKNPYQYSNNLNEVNYLFGYNDKKLDFKILKSALNDVGFVVPTLYKQYSDLCEDDGVKFLGFNTDTNFSNCVDGFILVDISKIKTPQKNRYINN
- a CDS encoding sulfurtransferase; protein product: MSKLFKVAVALVVGFSSIMFADDTYSNKWYTDRMKQYLISGEEAIKLIGKKNVVFVSGDSYDTYELVGHINGSALMYAHGLHQTDIAGNMGCPPLLMCIDDAEKKIASKGISNDTLVIAYDDFKGPNATGVWLFFKHYGHENVKILNGGMAAIMALDKNQIQYNKYRDEVRNFSRAVRDAQKDGDTKKADSLNKKIAELTKLMEELEPKLIVQKGKKEPKHPQGNYKIDESKIRWDLIASKEDVLKAVEDIRANGRENSKYVIIDSRRMGEVMGEITLDNVARGGHIPGSTIVEWTHISDADRKLSFKDLKEMQRVFDKYGITKDKVIYPYCHVGAGRSTEFQIALKLLGYENVKTYTGSWNEWGNDQDLPISR